One genomic region from Ralstonia pseudosolanacearum encodes:
- a CDS encoding type III effector protein, producing the protein MDRISTNAASPTVARSDLNSGSAPPPKKKSTPPARRAHVPLLSLACRNLMAISRPNEPLGSRFAPVPQRTVQASPLPHAAGGWNPLSHLKPEELAGIPETVIEKLGKDLHALYEDVQRNELNYVPVFGYLSLRYKNFHELGKRSQDEVREGQDWVPATLEEHALDFVMSTQYRGHHQHPGVVAGLNRSEGRAMDGVILKLPVGNAEELLARVIRRELLDENDLIHPMPATPPAETAGRAGSAEANPARPPSPRKARSNLMYSSAVEPVTLPGGATVKALVFVTNPDSAKSLASVFKDREGVSPQRLAYLMTSASKSNLGGPSIDYWKRFVETCEAAKTAVPPIVSQAIQLASDWPDAFTGELATPGDLPRQRQEAAWFRAMDGAAAPRRVWHERKPEPSPDGASAGRTLGMHPKSD; encoded by the coding sequence ATGGATAGAATCTCGACAAATGCCGCTTCCCCAACAGTTGCACGGTCGGACCTGAACAGTGGAAGCGCGCCGCCTCCCAAAAAGAAGAGCACCCCGCCGGCGAGACGAGCCCATGTACCGCTTCTCTCGTTGGCCTGCCGAAACCTGATGGCCATTTCGAGGCCCAACGAACCGCTCGGTAGCCGGTTCGCGCCTGTGCCGCAACGCACGGTGCAAGCCAGCCCCCTCCCGCATGCCGCCGGGGGCTGGAACCCGCTGTCCCACCTGAAGCCGGAGGAACTGGCGGGCATTCCCGAAACGGTGATCGAGAAGCTGGGGAAGGATCTGCACGCTCTTTACGAAGACGTGCAGCGCAACGAGCTCAACTACGTGCCGGTGTTCGGCTATCTGTCCCTGCGCTACAAGAATTTCCATGAGCTCGGCAAGCGCAGCCAGGATGAAGTCCGCGAAGGGCAAGACTGGGTCCCTGCCACGCTGGAAGAGCACGCCCTGGATTTCGTGATGAGCACCCAGTATCGGGGCCACCACCAGCATCCCGGTGTCGTGGCCGGCCTGAACCGAAGCGAGGGCCGCGCCATGGACGGGGTCATCCTGAAGCTGCCGGTCGGCAACGCTGAAGAACTGCTCGCCCGCGTCATCCGCCGGGAGCTGCTCGACGAGAATGACCTGATCCACCCCATGCCGGCGACCCCGCCAGCGGAGACTGCCGGGCGCGCGGGTTCGGCAGAGGCCAACCCGGCAAGGCCGCCCTCCCCCAGGAAGGCACGCTCCAACCTGATGTACAGCAGCGCTGTCGAGCCGGTCACCCTGCCGGGTGGCGCCACCGTCAAAGCGCTGGTGTTCGTGACCAATCCCGACAGTGCCAAATCGCTGGCGAGCGTGTTCAAGGACCGCGAAGGTGTTTCGCCCCAGCGGTTGGCCTACCTGATGACGAGCGCGAGCAAGAGCAATCTGGGAGGACCGTCGATCGACTACTGGAAGCGCTTTGTCGAGACCTGCGAAGCCGCCAAAACTGCCGTGCCGCCGATCGTGAGTCAGGCGATCCAGCTCGCCAGCGACTGGCCGGACGCATTCACCGGCGAGCTGGCAACCCCGGGCGACCTACCGCGGCAGCGCCAGGAAGCGGCATGGTTCCGAGCGATGGACGGTGCTGCGGCCCCGCGCCGCGTCTGGCATGAGCGCAAGCCGGAGCCGAGCCCCGACGGCGCAAGCGCAGGCAGAACATTGGGCATGCACCCCAAGTCCGACTGA